In Nicotiana tabacum cultivar K326 chromosome 19, ASM71507v2, whole genome shotgun sequence, one DNA window encodes the following:
- the LOC107777611 gene encoding uncharacterized protein LOC107777611: MAGLGRGSKIFQQNLKITQLGKRGQIDEAIKVFNRITHPNTVTYNSMISAYSKNGRIYDARKVFDKMRLKNLVSWNTMINGYLFNGQVNEACELFDKMPERDHFTYALMITCFARNGALEKARDVFESFPDKSNVACWNAMLTGCAKAGRLNDARQLFDEMPEKNLVSWNSMLSGYTQNGEMKFGLKFFEEMEEKDVVSWNLLLDGFIEVGDLDSAKEVFAKVPYPNVVSRVTMLSGFARYGMILEAERIFDQMQEKNEVAWNAMLAAYVQNGKIDMAASLFNRMSQRSAVAYTTMIDGYVRAGKLKEARDLLDNVPYKNVGARTAMISGYVQNNRVDEARWIFDRTATRDVICWNTMIAGYAQCGRIDEAFDLFKKMEPKSIVVWNTMIAGYAQVGQMGKALEMFEKMGERNVISWNSLISGYTQNGFYIDALKHFIMMSRDGKKPDQSTFASALSSCSNLAAEHMGKQLHQVVIKSGYVKNLSACNALIFMYAKCGNIFDAEKMFEDVENADIISWNSLLAGYALNGYGKEAVKLFDEMEEKEVVPDEVTFVSVLSACKHAGLSNAGANLFEHMTKKYSINPSPEHYACMVDLLGRAGRLEEAFLLIKEMKTKVTAEMWGALFGACRMHNNLKIAGCAIEKLLELEPHTSTNLVVLSNMYAELRRWGDVERVRETIKKSGAGRLPGCSWIEDRKQFLVFLCSDDISAQAAENFNVLLPLSAQMMDMCHMPATTSFGLDLDS; the protein is encoded by the coding sequence ATGGCAGGTTTAGGCAGAGGAAGCAAAATTTTCCAGCAAAATCTGAAGATAACACAGTTAGGTAAAAGGGGTCAAATAGATGAAGCCATCAAAGTATTCAATAGAATCACACACCCAAATACTGTCACCTACAACTCAATGATCTCTGCCTATTCGAAAAATGGCAGAATATATGATGCACGAAAGGTGTTCGACAAAATGCGGCTTAAAAATTTGGTCTCTTGGAATACAATGATTAATGGGTATTTGTTTAATGGCCAAGTTAATGAAGCATGTGaactgtttgataaaatgcctgaAAGAGACCATTTCACTTATGCATTGATGATTACTTGTTTTGCGCGTAATGGGGCGCTGGAGAAGGCTAGAGATGTGTTTGAGTCATTTCCTGATAAAAGTAATGTAGCTTGCTGGAATGCAATGCTTACAGGGTGTGCAAAAGCTGGAAGGTTAAATGATGCTAGGCAACTGTTTGATGAAATGCCGGAAAAGAATTTGGTTTCATGGAATTCGATGCTCTCGGGTTATACCCAGAATGGGGAAATGAAATTTGGATTGAAGTTTTTCGAGGAGATGGAAGAGAAGGATGTCGTTTCTTGGAATTTATTGTTGGATGGGTTTATTGAGGTTGGGGATTTGGATTCTGCTAAGGAGGTTTTTGCTAAGGTTCCTTATCCAAATGTTGTTTCCCGGGTGACAATGCTCAGTGGATTTGCACGATATGGGATGATTTTGGAGGCTGAAAGGATTTTTGACCAAATGCAGGAGAAAAATGAGGTTGCTTGGAATGCCATGTTAGCTGCATATGTCCAGAATGGCAAAATTGACATGGCTGCTTCATTGTTTAATAGAATGTCCCAGAGGAGTGCCGTGGCTTACACTACCATGATTGATGGTTATGTTCGTGCTGGAAAGCTCAAAGAAGCAAGGGATTTGTTGGATAATGTGCCATACAAAAATGTTGGTGCACGAACAGCTATGATTTCAGGGTACGTCCAAAACAATAGGGTGGATGAAGCTCGATGGATATTTGATCGAACTGCTACTCGTGATGTTATTTGTTGGAATACAATGATTGCAGGATATGCTCAATGTGGAAGAATTGATGAAGCTTTTGATCTGTTTAAAAAAATGGAACCAAAGAGCATAGTTGTTTGGAATACCATGATAGCAGGTTACGCTCAGGTGGGACAAATGGGAAAAGCACTTGAGATGTTTGAGAAGATGGGAGAAAGAAATGTAATTTCTTGGAATTCTCTAATTTCAGGTTATACACAAAATGGTTTCTATATAGATGCGCTTAAACATTTTATCATGATGTCACGTGATGGCAAGAAACCAGATCAGTCTACGTTTGCTTCAGCATTAAGTTCATGCTCCAATCTTGCAGCTGAGCATATGGGAAAGCAACTTCACCAAGTGGTTATAAAATCCggttatgtgaaaaatttgtCAGCTTGTAACGCTTTAATATTTATGTACGCAAAGTGTGGAAATATCTTTGATGCAGAAAAGATGTTTGAAGATGTTGAAAATGCTGATATTATATCCTGGAATTCTTTGCTTGCTGGATATGCTTTAAATGGATATGGTAAGGAGGCTGTCAAACTTTTCGACGAGATGGAAGAAAAGGAAGTGGTTCCTGATGAAGTGACATTTGTTAGTGTTTTATCTGCATGTAAGCATGCTGGCTTAAGTAATGCTGGTGCAAATTTGTTTGAGCACATGACCAAAAAGTATTCTATCAATCCTTCACCTGAACATTATGCTTGCATGGTTGACTTACTTGGGCGAGCAGGGAGGTTAGAAGAAGCTTTCCTTTTGATAAAGGAAATGAAAACAAAAGTCACTGCCGAAATGTGGGGTGCCCTATTTGGAGCTTGTCGCATGCATAATAATCTAAAGATTGCTGGCTGTGCTATCGAGAAGCTTCTTGAACTTGAACCTCATACATCTACTAATTTGGTTGTCTTATCAAACATGTATGCTGAGCTAAGAAGATGGGGTGATGTGGAGAGAGTTAGGGAAACAATAAAAAAGAGTGGAGCAGGCAGACTACCAGGATGCAGCTGGATTGAGGATAGAAAACAattccttgtttttctttgtaGTGATGATATTTCAGCACAGGCAGCGGAGAATTTTAACGTGTTGTTACCTTTAAGTGCACAGATGATGGATATGTGCCATATGCCTGCCacgacatcatttggtcttgACTTGGATAGTTGA